The Deinococcus sp. Leaf326 genome has a segment encoding these proteins:
- a CDS encoding bifunctional diguanylate cyclase/phosphodiesterase, translating to MRPPPAYLPDLLHMAGPLLRAYGFPDARIETAPSAPSADAVRLFLGGAADVWVSGMPDAPPEVLQALRVVVADHARWRELLRDRDRLRDVYDRTFEFQGTLLPDGLLVDANETLLAFTGLRRMQVLGKPCVDAPWWKASPENAEGLRRALSRAMAGEFTRQDLTVLGVGGVEARVDLCLTPVSGEGGATEMIVMEGRDITARLRTLHEVEVARAFLEAVLENVQDGIVACDAAGQLTLFNRMAREWHGQGPEAGQPAEWSGKYRLYGPDGAAPLPDDDLPLLRALRGAAVKDQEMVIAPDRRTPRTVLSSGGPLYSASGELLGAVIALHDVTERRQTEHRLRHDALHDRLTGLANRALLYSLLEHAMERFRRQPDCSYAVLFIDLDNFKDVNDAYGHIVGDRLLLEVAARLQRVVRRTDTVARLGGDEFAVLLDSPYGATQVMRIIARIMGAMRRPVRLPGHEVEVTLSIGAALADSAYTSVEEPLRDADTAMYRAKQAGKNGAQLFDQSMHDSVIHRLNTERELREAVTEGQLTLHYQPVIRLSDGACTGFEALVRWQHPVRGLLPPSEFIGVAEACGLIGPLGAWVLEEGARQLRAWRATPELAHLTLAVNISGKQLLNAAQPESRLLGFAFPPGLELEVTESTLIDAPEAVAHLHALAGLGVPLSLDDFGTGYASLVAVQRHPISTLKLDRSFVAPLPAGARQRAIVASVLTLAHHLDLRVIAEGLETPEQVRAVEELGCRYGQGYLFCHAVPADEATAYALAHVPPGLPAT from the coding sequence ATGAGGCCGCCGCCCGCGTATCTCCCCGATCTGCTTCACATGGCCGGGCCGCTGCTCCGTGCCTACGGCTTTCCGGACGCGCGTATCGAGACGGCCCCCAGCGCTCCCTCGGCAGACGCCGTTCGGCTGTTTTTGGGGGGCGCGGCCGACGTCTGGGTCAGTGGAATGCCTGACGCGCCTCCCGAGGTCCTCCAGGCCCTGCGCGTGGTCGTGGCCGATCACGCGCGCTGGCGGGAACTGCTGCGTGACCGCGACCGGCTGCGCGACGTCTACGACCGTACCTTCGAGTTTCAGGGGACCCTGCTGCCCGACGGCCTACTTGTCGACGCCAACGAGACGCTGCTCGCCTTCACGGGCCTGCGCCGGATGCAGGTGCTGGGCAAGCCCTGTGTGGACGCGCCCTGGTGGAAGGCGTCGCCGGAGAATGCCGAGGGGCTGCGGCGCGCCCTCAGCCGGGCGATGGCAGGCGAATTCACCCGGCAGGACCTGACGGTCCTCGGTGTAGGCGGCGTGGAGGCCCGCGTGGACCTCTGCTTGACCCCGGTCTCCGGAGAGGGCGGAGCCACCGAGATGATCGTCATGGAGGGCCGGGACATCACCGCGCGCCTGCGCACCCTGCACGAGGTGGAGGTGGCCCGCGCCTTTCTGGAGGCCGTGCTGGAAAACGTTCAGGACGGCATCGTGGCCTGCGACGCCGCCGGGCAGCTTACCCTCTTCAACCGCATGGCCCGCGAGTGGCACGGCCAGGGGCCGGAAGCCGGGCAGCCCGCTGAGTGGAGCGGCAAGTACCGGCTGTACGGCCCGGACGGCGCGGCGCCCCTGCCGGACGACGACCTGCCCCTGCTGCGGGCGCTGCGGGGAGCAGCCGTCAAGGATCAGGAGATGGTGATCGCCCCCGACCGCCGGACCCCGCGTACGGTGCTGTCGTCCGGTGGCCCGCTGTACTCGGCCTCGGGTGAGCTGCTCGGCGCGGTAATCGCGCTGCACGACGTGACCGAGCGCAGGCAGACCGAGCACCGGCTGCGGCACGACGCCCTGCACGACCGTCTGACCGGTCTCGCCAACCGCGCGCTGCTCTACAGTCTCCTCGAACACGCTATGGAGCGCTTCAGACGTCAGCCCGACTGCTCCTACGCCGTCCTGTTCATCGACCTGGACAACTTCAAGGACGTGAACGACGCCTACGGCCACATCGTCGGCGACCGGCTGCTGCTGGAGGTGGCGGCCCGGCTCCAGCGGGTCGTGCGCAGGACGGACACGGTGGCGCGGCTAGGAGGCGACGAGTTCGCTGTGCTGCTCGACAGTCCCTACGGCGCGACCCAGGTCATGCGGATCATCGCCCGGATCATGGGGGCGATGCGCCGGCCCGTGCGCCTGCCTGGCCACGAGGTCGAGGTCACGCTGTCCATCGGCGCGGCGCTGGCCGACAGCGCCTACACCAGTGTCGAGGAACCCCTGCGTGACGCCGACACCGCGATGTACCGGGCCAAGCAGGCGGGCAAGAACGGCGCGCAGCTGTTCGACCAGAGCATGCACGACTCGGTGATCCACCGCCTGAACACCGAACGCGAACTGCGTGAGGCGGTCACGGAGGGGCAGCTGACCCTGCACTACCAGCCGGTGATCCGTCTGAGTGACGGCGCCTGCACCGGTTTTGAGGCGCTCGTGCGCTGGCAGCACCCGGTGCGGGGCCTGCTGCCTCCGTCCGAGTTCATCGGCGTCGCGGAGGCCTGCGGCCTGATCGGTCCCCTCGGTGCCTGGGTGCTGGAGGAGGGGGCGCGGCAACTGCGTGCCTGGCGGGCGACGCCCGAACTTGCCCACCTCACGCTCGCGGTGAACATCAGCGGCAAGCAGCTTCTGAACGCGGCGCAGCCGGAGAGCCGGCTGCTGGGCTTCGCGTTTCCGCCGGGTCTGGAACTCGAGGTCACGGAGAGTACCCTCATCGACGCGCCCGAGGCGGTGGCGCATCTGCACGCCCTGGCCGGGCTCGGCGTGCCCCTGTCGCTTGACGACTTCGGCACCGGGTACGCCTCGCTCGTGGCCGTGCAGCGCCACCCCATTAGTACCCTGAAACTCGACCGCAGTTTCGTCGCCCCACTGCCCGCAGGAGCGCGGCAACGGGCCATCGTGGCGAGCGTGCTGACGCTGGCCCATCACCTCGATCTGCGCGTGATCGCCGAGGGCCTGGAAACCCCCGAGCAGGTCAGGGCTGTCGAGGAACTGGGGTGCCGCTACGGCCAGGGGTATCTGTTCTGCCATGCTGTTCCGGCCGACGAGGCAACGGCGTACGCCCTGGCGCATGTTCCTCCCGGCCTGCCGGCAACCTGA
- a CDS encoding glycosyltransferase family 1 protein, producing MTTLPDLLCLSHLRWDFVYQRPQHLMSRAARDRRVYYVEDPATGAPEAGLQVRREGNVTVVQPQLPAGLPVHMAEAETRRLVHGLLEQEGVHAPLAWVYTPMQLPLLGGLVTSGVVYDCMDELANFRYAPPQLREREQQLFACADVVFTGGHRLYEAKREQHPHVYPFPSSVDVAHFAQARRTLPDPDDQAPLARPRLGFYGVIDERFDGALIGELAHRRPQWQIVLLGPVVKIAPEDLPRAANLHFLGMKSYADLPAYLAHWDVALLPFAVNEATEFISPTKTPEYLAAGVPVVSSPIRDVVRPYGEQGLVSVADGVDEFVAAISEALVQDHELRQRRADALLAQGSWDCTWEAMQAALAAQSPLTATAGRPAQPRTGWSNSPGGDD from the coding sequence TTGACCACCCTACCTGATCTGCTGTGCCTGTCGCACCTGCGCTGGGACTTTGTGTACCAGCGTCCCCAGCACCTCATGAGCCGCGCGGCCCGCGACCGCCGGGTGTACTACGTCGAGGACCCGGCGACCGGGGCGCCGGAAGCGGGGCTCCAGGTGCGCCGTGAGGGCAACGTCACCGTCGTGCAGCCGCAGCTTCCGGCTGGGTTGCCGGTCCACATGGCTGAGGCGGAGACCCGGCGGCTCGTGCATGGTCTCCTGGAGCAGGAGGGAGTCCACGCGCCTCTGGCCTGGGTCTACACCCCCATGCAACTCCCGCTGCTCGGCGGTCTGGTCACCAGCGGCGTGGTCTACGACTGCATGGACGAACTGGCGAATTTCCGCTATGCCCCGCCGCAGCTGCGGGAGCGCGAGCAGCAGCTCTTCGCCTGCGCCGACGTGGTTTTCACGGGGGGGCACCGACTCTACGAGGCCAAGCGGGAGCAGCACCCCCACGTCTATCCCTTTCCCTCCAGCGTGGACGTGGCGCACTTCGCGCAGGCCCGCCGCACCCTGCCCGATCCGGACGACCAGGCCCCGCTCGCCCGGCCGCGCCTGGGCTTCTACGGGGTCATTGACGAGCGCTTCGACGGCGCCCTCATCGGCGAGCTGGCCCACCGCCGCCCGCAGTGGCAGATCGTGCTGCTGGGGCCGGTCGTCAAGATCGCTCCCGAGGACCTGCCGCGCGCCGCGAACCTGCACTTTCTGGGTATGAAATCCTACGCCGACCTGCCTGCCTACCTGGCCCACTGGGACGTGGCGCTGCTGCCCTTCGCCGTCAACGAGGCGACCGAGTTCATCAGTCCGACCAAGACCCCGGAGTACCTCGCGGCGGGCGTGCCGGTCGTCTCGTCCCCCATCCGCGACGTGGTGCGGCCCTACGGCGAGCAGGGTCTGGTCAGCGTGGCCGACGGGGTGGACGAGTTCGTGGCGGCCATCTCGGAGGCGCTGGTTCAGGACCATGAGCTGCGGCAACGCCGCGCCGACGCCCTGCTCGCCCAGGGGTCCTGGGACTGTACCTGGGAAGCCATGCAGGCCGCCCTGGCTGCCCAGTCGCCACTTACGGCCACCGCGGGTCGCCCGGCGCAGCCCCGTACCGGCTGGAGCAACTCGCCCGGCGGCGACGACTGA
- a CDS encoding cell wall metabolism sensor histidine kinase WalK, translated as MRAGVRATGGRLRRALLRLPLELRLFLALLVTILIVTVSMYGLVLLQARDYAENQLRQTLRQELTRLDWPGGPLDHRLRATAQARDAWGVWVAPGQAAQFTDGLRRPGPPPPALERARQGLPAEYRTPHALVVLRAVPGGVVGLSASLDSVSDFVLRLCRLNLLIAAVLVTVACGVGVGLIRLGLRPLRHITAQARELSASRLHQRLAVPDSQDDVRALAQSLNGMLDRLDQSFGDLRAEEARTRAFAADASHELRTPLTALGGYLEVLARAPEDRQVQWELLLAARREADRAGRLVEDLLTLTRLDSGETLRPEPLEVRGWLDQLAARVQPIMPEHHLRAEVQGLTQLWVQADPLRLEQALWNLLRNAARHAPHGSAIVVQAVQGLDTVTFEVQDEGPGFTPEGLRRGFERFYRAQRDPSGAGLGLAIVQSIARAHGGAARLGNRPGGGAWVRFTAPAWPRASQAPA; from the coding sequence GTGAGGGCCGGCGTGCGGGCCACCGGGGGCCGGCTGCGGCGCGCCCTGCTGCGGCTGCCACTGGAACTGCGCCTCTTTCTGGCACTGCTGGTGACCATCCTGATCGTGACGGTCAGCATGTACGGCCTGGTGCTGCTTCAGGCCCGCGACTACGCCGAAAACCAGTTGCGCCAGACGCTGCGCCAGGAGTTGACGCGTCTGGACTGGCCGGGCGGCCCCCTGGACCACCGCCTGCGGGCCACCGCGCAGGCCCGGGACGCCTGGGGGGTCTGGGTCGCGCCCGGACAAGCCGCGCAGTTCACCGACGGCCTGCGCCGCCCCGGCCCGCCGCCGCCGGCCCTAGAGAGGGCGCGCCAGGGCCTGCCCGCCGAATACCGCACCCCACACGCGCTCGTGGTGCTGCGTGCTGTACCGGGTGGCGTAGTGGGTCTCTCGGCCAGCCTCGACAGCGTTTCGGACTTCGTGCTGCGGCTGTGCCGCCTGAACCTCCTCATCGCGGCCGTGCTCGTGACCGTGGCCTGCGGGGTGGGTGTCGGCCTGATCCGGCTGGGGCTGCGGCCCCTGCGGCACATCACCGCACAGGCCCGGGAACTGTCGGCCAGCCGGCTGCACCAGCGCCTCGCAGTGCCGGACAGTCAGGACGACGTGCGCGCGCTGGCCCAGAGCCTCAACGGCATGCTCGACCGCCTCGATCAGTCCTTCGGCGACCTGCGGGCCGAGGAGGCGCGCACCCGTGCCTTCGCCGCCGACGCCTCGCACGAGCTGCGCACGCCTCTCACGGCGCTGGGCGGCTACCTGGAGGTGCTGGCCCGCGCCCCCGAGGACCGGCAGGTGCAGTGGGAACTGCTGCTCGCGGCGCGGCGCGAGGCCGACCGGGCGGGGCGGCTCGTCGAGGACCTGCTCACCCTGACGCGCCTGGATTCGGGCGAGACGCTGCGCCCGGAGCCGCTGGAGGTGCGGGGCTGGCTTGATCAGCTCGCGGCGCGCGTGCAGCCCATCATGCCGGAGCACCACCTGCGCGCCGAGGTCCAGGGCCTGACCCAGCTGTGGGTGCAGGCCGACCCGCTGCGGCTGGAGCAGGCGCTGTGGAACCTGCTGAGAAACGCCGCCCGCCACGCGCCGCACGGCTCGGCCATCGTGGTGCAGGCGGTGCAGGGGCTCGACACGGTGACCTTCGAGGTGCAGGACGAGGGACCGGGGTTCACGCCCGAGGGACTGCGCCGGGGCTTCGAGCGGTTCTACCGCGCCCAGCGCGACCCCAGCGGCGCGGGCCTGGGCCTCGCCATCGTGCAGAGCATCGCGCGGGCCCACGGCGGCGCGGCGCGCCTGGGCAACCGCCCCGGCGGCGGCGCCTGGGTGCGCTTCACGGCCCCTGCCTGGCCGCGCGCCAGTCAGGCCCCGGCCTGA
- a CDS encoding YceI family protein gives MKRLTLIGLIALALPVASAAPVTYTVVTGATTLNLMTAESQTSVENFTGRTSKVSGALSYDAATKSGSGTVNVDGASITTGNAMRDTHMKSADWLNFDKTPAVTFKTTSVKLVSGDKYTVNGTLTLNGVTKNVTSTATVKLTPASAATTSAGLKGNVLAVSTSFPVKLSDYGVKNSRIGGQVNDTLTISLKFVASSGG, from the coding sequence ATGAAGCGACTGACCCTGATTGGCCTGATTGCCCTCGCGCTGCCCGTGGCCAGCGCCGCCCCCGTGACCTATACCGTCGTGACCGGCGCCACCACCCTCAACCTCATGACGGCCGAGAGCCAGACCAGCGTCGAAAACTTCACCGGCCGCACGAGCAAGGTGAGCGGCGCCCTGAGCTACGACGCCGCCACGAAGAGCGGCAGCGGCACCGTGAACGTGGACGGCGCCAGCATCACCACCGGCAACGCCATGCGCGATACCCACATGAAGAGCGCCGACTGGCTGAACTTCGACAAGACCCCCGCCGTGACCTTCAAGACCACCTCGGTCAAACTCGTGAGCGGTGACAAATACACCGTGAACGGTACCCTGACCCTGAACGGCGTCACCAAAAACGTCACGAGCACTGCCACTGTCAAGCTGACCCCGGCGAGCGCCGCCACCACCTCGGCGGGCCTGAAGGGCAACGTGCTGGCCGTGAGCACCAGCTTTCCGGTGAAGCTCAGCGACTACGGCGTGAAGAACAGCCGCATCGGCGGGCAGGTCAACGACACGCTGACCATCAGCCTCAAGTTCGTCGCCAGCAGCGGCGGCTGA
- a CDS encoding sugar nucleotide-binding protein codes for MSVAPQPVFPLRISPGAQSPLELWLGIECTFNRVGDTYLNQLEQSGHLDRPGDLDLLAGLGARRLRYPVLWEQVAPDSLDCPDWRWTDERLTRLSTLGLEPIATLLHHGSGPRYTSLLDPEFPEKLAAYAGQVARRYPWITAYTPVNEPLTTARFSGLYGVWYPHHTSDESFVRMVLNECRGTVLAMQAIREVQPLAQLVQTDDLGRAQATAAMQPEADFQNERRWLAYDLLCGRVGPAHPLWAYLLASGAATEELLWFGDHPCAPDIIGVDYYVTSERFLDEQAEQYPERFRNATHADIEAVRICHQTVGLGALLRETWERYDLPVAVTEVHLGCTREEQLRWFEMVWRAAEGARAGGADIRAVTSWAALGSFDWNTLHTSFGGYYEPGAFDVRAGTPRPTALAGLLRTRAAGGVPDHPTLAAPGFWERPERLFYPPVGSPAPAARLPPARPLLILGAGFLARSLAQLCRERGLAYRQWPSEVLNAPWAEILGAFGEAGRPWAVVNASGYGQIDEAERRARQFFQTHVVGQTRWASACAAQGAQFLTFSSDQVFAGESGAPYTERGTPSPVNAYGRAQWQAERRVLDACPGALVVRSSGLFGVRESRDFLSEALGTLQGGGQVHLDLDHHFSPTYLPDLVHASLDLLIDGESGLWHLVNQGESTWGDLVGTLAERLGLSRQQVRPLTALPQRQVPRPRYSVLRSTRGQLLPSLGQALDHYWTHELTPLFL; via the coding sequence ATGAGTGTTGCACCCCAACCTGTCTTTCCGCTGCGCATCTCTCCCGGGGCCCAGTCTCCGCTAGAGCTGTGGCTCGGGATCGAATGCACCTTCAACCGCGTCGGCGACACCTATCTCAACCAGTTGGAGCAGAGCGGACACCTGGACCGTCCCGGCGACCTCGACCTGCTGGCCGGCCTGGGGGCGCGCCGCCTGCGCTATCCGGTGCTGTGGGAACAGGTTGCGCCCGACAGCCTGGACTGCCCCGACTGGCGCTGGACCGACGAGCGCCTGACCCGCCTGAGCACCCTGGGTCTCGAACCCATCGCCACGCTGCTGCATCACGGCAGTGGCCCCCGCTACACCAGCCTGCTCGACCCCGAGTTCCCGGAGAAACTGGCCGCGTACGCCGGTCAGGTGGCCCGGCGCTATCCCTGGATCACGGCTTACACACCGGTCAACGAGCCCCTGACCACCGCGAGGTTCAGCGGACTGTACGGCGTGTGGTATCCGCACCACACCTCGGACGAGAGCTTCGTGCGGATGGTGCTCAACGAGTGCCGGGGCACCGTACTCGCCATGCAGGCCATCCGTGAGGTGCAGCCGCTCGCGCAGCTGGTCCAGACCGACGACCTGGGCCGGGCACAGGCCACGGCCGCCATGCAACCGGAGGCGGACTTCCAGAATGAGCGGCGCTGGCTCGCCTACGACCTGCTGTGCGGCCGGGTCGGGCCGGCGCATCCGCTGTGGGCCTACCTGCTGGCCTCCGGGGCGGCGACCGAGGAGCTGCTGTGGTTCGGCGATCACCCCTGCGCGCCCGATATCATCGGCGTGGACTACTACGTCACCAGTGAGCGCTTTCTCGACGAGCAGGCGGAGCAGTACCCCGAACGCTTCCGCAACGCGACCCACGCCGACATCGAGGCGGTGAGGATCTGCCACCAGACGGTGGGGCTCGGCGCCCTGCTGCGTGAAACCTGGGAGCGGTACGACCTGCCCGTGGCCGTCACCGAGGTTCACCTGGGCTGCACCCGAGAGGAGCAGCTGCGCTGGTTCGAGATGGTCTGGCGAGCGGCCGAGGGCGCGCGGGCGGGGGGGGCCGACATCCGCGCCGTCACGTCCTGGGCGGCGCTGGGCAGTTTCGACTGGAACACGCTGCACACGTCCTTCGGCGGCTACTACGAGCCGGGGGCCTTCGACGTGCGCGCGGGCACGCCGCGTCCTACGGCCCTGGCCGGCCTGTTGCGGACGCGGGCGGCGGGCGGGGTGCCGGATCATCCCACCCTGGCTGCCCCGGGCTTCTGGGAGCGGCCCGAGCGGCTGTTCTATCCGCCGGTCGGTTCGCCCGCGCCGGCGGCGCGCCTGCCCCCGGCGCGTCCACTGCTCATCCTCGGGGCAGGCTTCCTGGCGCGCTCGCTGGCCCAGCTGTGCCGGGAACGTGGCCTGGCCTACCGCCAGTGGCCCTCGGAGGTCCTGAATGCTCCCTGGGCCGAGATTCTCGGGGCGTTCGGGGAAGCTGGGCGGCCCTGGGCGGTCGTGAACGCCTCGGGCTACGGGCAGATCGATGAGGCCGAGCGACGCGCCCGGCAGTTCTTCCAGACCCATGTGGTGGGCCAGACCCGCTGGGCCTCGGCCTGCGCCGCCCAGGGGGCGCAGTTCCTGACCTTCTCTTCCGATCAGGTCTTCGCGGGTGAGAGCGGCGCGCCCTACACCGAGCGGGGAACGCCCTCGCCGGTCAACGCCTACGGCCGCGCGCAGTGGCAGGCTGAGCGCCGGGTGCTGGACGCCTGCCCGGGCGCCCTCGTCGTGCGTAGCTCGGGGCTGTTCGGCGTCCGCGAGAGCCGCGACTTTCTCAGCGAGGCGCTGGGCACCCTCCAGGGCGGCGGCCAGGTGCATCTCGATCTCGACCACCACTTCTCGCCGACCTATCTGCCCGACCTCGTTCACGCCAGCCTGGACCTCCTGATTGACGGGGAAAGCGGCCTGTGGCACCTCGTCAACCAGGGAGAAAGTACCTGGGGGGACCTCGTGGGCACGCTGGCCGAGCGGCTGGGGTTGTCCCGGCAGCAGGTGCGGCCCCTGACCGCCCTGCCCCAGCGGCAGGTGCCCCGCCCCCGCTACAGCGTGCTGCGCAGTACGCGCGGCCAGCTGCTGCCCAGTCTGGGGCAGGCGCTGGACCACTACTGGACCCACGAACTCACGCCCCTGTTTCTGTAG
- a CDS encoding response regulator transcription factor — protein MSGGTQSAAPPLPVFTVPSLAVRYLCAGQKHAQGPHSLPCYAVGMTAARPLPRLLIVEDDPGIRDYLQVGLRYEGFEVDTAPTAGEGLSRYAAAGADLIILDVMLPGPDGYAFLRDLRSRTPVPVLMLTARDSIEDRIRGLEGGADDYLVKPFAFGELVARIRTVLRRSRPDIVELARYADLELNGATREAFRAGRRLDLRPTTFDLLLFMTRHSERVLPKQIILDAVWGREFLGSDNVVELYMGYARRALGDPPLLHTLRGAGYLLQERR, from the coding sequence ATGTCCGGCGGAACGCAGAGCGCGGCGCCTCCCCTGCCTGTCTTCACCGTACCCAGCCTGGCTGTGCGCTACCTGTGCGCCGGGCAGAAGCACGCACAGGGTCCGCACAGCCTGCCGTGCTATGCCGTGGGCATGACCGCCGCCCGTCCCCTCCCCCGCCTCCTGATCGTGGAGGACGACCCGGGCATCCGCGACTACCTGCAGGTGGGACTGCGCTACGAGGGCTTCGAGGTGGACACCGCGCCCACGGCGGGCGAGGGCCTGAGCCGCTACGCCGCGGCGGGCGCGGACCTCATCATTCTGGACGTGATGCTGCCCGGTCCCGACGGCTACGCCTTCCTGCGCGACCTGCGCAGCCGGACCCCGGTGCCGGTGCTCATGCTCACGGCGCGCGACAGTATCGAGGACCGCATTCGGGGACTCGAAGGCGGCGCCGACGATTACCTCGTCAAGCCCTTCGCTTTCGGAGAACTCGTGGCGCGCATCCGCACCGTGCTGCGCCGCAGCCGGCCCGACATCGTGGAACTCGCGCGCTACGCCGACCTGGAACTCAACGGGGCCACCCGCGAGGCCTTCCGGGCCGGGCGGCGACTGGACCTGCGCCCGACCACCTTCGACCTCCTGCTGTTCATGACCCGCCACAGCGAGCGGGTCCTGCCCAAGCAGATCATTCTGGATGCCGTATGGGGCCGGGAGTTTCTGGGCAGCGACAACGTCGTGGAGCTGTATATGGGCTACGCCCGGCGCGCCCTGGGCGACCCGCCGCTGCTGCATACGCTGCGCGGCGCGGGCTACCTGTTGCAGGAGCGGCGGTGA
- a CDS encoding HAD family hydrolase yields the protein MSSYLGVIFDLDGTLVDSNDGHARAWVRAFADQGIEVTFGQVRPLMGMGGDQLVPHLTGIGKDDPRYEALSDGWKRHFQAEELPRLRAQPGVRPLLVALQAQGLRLIVGTSADEALVRDLLGVAGAQDLFTEYTTASEVEESKPQPDIVQAAVRKLGLDPAQVLMVGDTSFDIESARGAGVATVALRSGGTAQFTGAAAVYDSPQDWLDHLAASPLGPDQPSAS from the coding sequence ATGTCTTCCTATCTCGGCGTAATTTTCGACCTCGACGGCACCCTGGTAGACAGCAACGACGGCCATGCTCGCGCCTGGGTGCGCGCTTTTGCCGACCAGGGAATCGAGGTGACTTTCGGGCAGGTCCGGCCCCTGATGGGGATGGGCGGCGACCAGCTCGTGCCGCACCTGACGGGCATCGGTAAGGACGATCCCCGCTATGAGGCCCTCAGCGACGGCTGGAAGCGCCACTTTCAGGCAGAGGAGCTGCCCCGGTTGCGGGCCCAGCCGGGGGTACGGCCCCTGCTCGTGGCCCTGCAGGCGCAGGGACTGCGGCTCATCGTCGGTACCTCGGCGGACGAGGCGCTGGTCCGTGACCTGCTGGGGGTCGCCGGCGCGCAGGACCTTTTCACGGAGTACACGACGGCCTCCGAGGTCGAGGAGTCCAAACCGCAACCGGACATCGTGCAGGCCGCTGTGCGCAAGCTCGGCCTGGACCCGGCGCAGGTCCTGATGGTCGGAGACACCTCCTTCGACATCGAGAGCGCGCGGGGGGCCGGCGTGGCGACCGTCGCCTTGCGCTCTGGGGGCACCGCCCAGTTCACGGGAGCGGCGGCCGTGTATGACAGCCCTCAGGACTGGCTCGACCATCTCGCGGCGTCTCCGCTGGGACCGGACCAACCCTCGGCGTCCTGA
- a CDS encoding PIG-L deacetylase family protein — translation MSRLKPSSRRSRLWTGLALLGVLALAAWINLPVVGRLFDRSGERVAALPAAAPFRTGQRVLMLSPHPDDETLCCGGMIQQAHAAGAQVYIAWMTAGDGFEFDAALTERTLRPGPQNMRELGNTRTAETGRAAAVLGVPSGRTFMLGYPDGGLFRLFTTNFTSPYTAPRTRADAVYVRGALTPGAPFTGEALEADIQRVLDRVKPDLVLAPAPQDFHTDHHTLSYIALRLMAERQQADRLRFWVIHGGLEWPVPKGIHEALPLTEPPLANRLPWTRVDLTPEQRARKLEAVRAYRTQTAIEARFMEAFVRANELLSPQPLPDSAPAQAGEGGSQ, via the coding sequence ATGAGCCGCCTCAAGCCTTCCTCCCGGCGTTCACGCCTCTGGACCGGCCTCGCGCTGCTGGGGGTGCTGGCCCTGGCCGCCTGGATCAACCTGCCTGTGGTCGGCCGCCTCTTCGACCGCAGCGGGGAGCGCGTTGCGGCGCTGCCGGCCGCCGCACCCTTCCGGACCGGGCAGCGGGTCCTGATGCTCTCGCCCCACCCGGATGACGAGACGCTGTGCTGCGGGGGCATGATCCAGCAGGCTCATGCGGCCGGAGCGCAGGTCTATATCGCCTGGATGACGGCCGGCGACGGCTTCGAATTCGACGCGGCCCTGACCGAACGCACGCTGCGCCCGGGGCCGCAGAACATGCGCGAACTGGGCAACACCCGCACCGCCGAGACGGGGCGGGCCGCCGCCGTTCTCGGCGTGCCCAGCGGGCGCACGTTCATGCTGGGCTACCCCGACGGCGGCCTCTTCCGGCTGTTCACCACCAACTTCACGTCGCCCTACACCGCGCCCCGGACCCGCGCCGACGCCGTGTATGTGCGCGGCGCCCTGACGCCCGGCGCACCCTTTACCGGCGAGGCGCTGGAAGCCGACATCCAGCGGGTGCTCGACCGCGTGAAGCCCGACCTCGTGCTGGCTCCCGCGCCGCAGGACTTCCACACCGACCACCACACCCTGTCGTACATCGCGCTGCGGCTCATGGCCGAGCGGCAGCAGGCCGACCGCCTGCGCTTCTGGGTCATCCACGGCGGGCTGGAGTGGCCGGTGCCCAAGGGGATTCACGAGGCGCTGCCCCTGACCGAGCCTCCCCTGGCCAACCGCCTGCCCTGGACCCGGGTGGACCTGACCCCCGAACAACGGGCGCGCAAGCTCGAAGCGGTGCGCGCCTACCGCACCCAGACCGCGATCGAGGCGCGGTTCATGGAGGCGTTCGTGCGGGCCAACGAACTGCTGAGCCCGCAGCCCCTGCCCGACTCTGCCCCGGCGCAGGCAGGAGAAGGCGGTAGCCAGTAG